ACCGCGTAGCAGCAGGCGATCGCCCTTCCATAAGGCAGGAGTTATAGTAATGTATTCTTGAGCCGAGCGGTCTATATTTGGCTCAAAGTCAAAATACTCACGGCGGCTAGATTCGTCTTGCGATCGATACATCTGAATTCTAATTCCCTGCTCTATTAAAATTTGTGGCAGAAGTTTCACGAGTTCGAGCGTCATTTGTGGTCGATCTAGAAATGACGCGCCACTGAGTCTTTGTAAAAAATTTAAAAGTTCTGGTAATTCTTCTATGCCACTAGCATCAATTGTCTTATTATTTTCCGAAGCTGCAACGGCAAGATCGATAGTATTTAGGGCATCGCCTAAACTATTTAAAAGGGCAGATTTATCGACCTGCACTTTTGATGGAAGGAATTCCTTCAGCACAGCAGAATCTAAGCGATTTTCTTGGCTGGCATTGAGTTGAAATACCACTTCTAGTCCGACTAGCAGAAAGAGCAACAAAATTGCAATCCAGACTTGCGAAGAATTTGAATACGATGAGAATAACGCTCCTAAAATGCCGATACAACTGAGTCCTTGTAGCAGTTTTAAAATCAAGTTTTTTGGAGAAAGCTTAGAAGTTCGACTAACAATTTGTCCCTGTTCTGTACTAGAGGCTTGCATATAGTCGATCGCACTCAGAGTATTTAGAGACTGCCGCAGCACTTCTAAAAAAAAGGAAGCCAAACGCACCTGAGCGATACTGAGTTCGCCAACATAACTTCTTTCAAGTTCATCAAGTCGGTTCTGCACCACCTTAACTACTTGCTCTAAGCTAGTCGCTCTCTCGATTTCTGAGTGTAGATCGCTGCGGCTTTCGTTAAAAAGTGTTGTGAGTGTCTTCATTGTGCTAGACGAGGCTTGGGGAGCTAGATTGCCTCTCTAAAAACGGTAACTTCTTCAATAGGCTGACGACCACTAACTCTAGGGTTACTTTTATCAGTCGGTGTGTTAGGGAAGATTTCGGGGGCGATCGCATTGCAGCTTGGAAATTTGGCAATACAGTTCAGTTAAAAGAAAGTATTAGATCCTCGAAGATCCCCCCTAGCCCCCCTTTCTCAAGGGGGGAATAATGCCCCCCTTATTAAGGTGGGTTGGGGGGATCGTCTTATCTGAACTGTATTGGAACATATGGGACAAATAATAAGGGGTGCAGTTTTAGAAACGCACCCCGGGTTTAGTATAGAGATTTAAATTTAGAATTGAACCGTTGTTACTTATATCTTCAAAACTCGCCAGCTCGATTCCAGAAAATCTAGTCTGAGTTGATAAGTTGACAAATTGGGTGTCGCGATCGCTTTGTGTAGCTTGTGAGTAAACATACTCAAATTGTGTCCTAAAGAACCCTGACCTCTGGTGGAGGTAGTGGGAGTAAAGTTATAGGCATAGTAGAACTGCTTTGTACTTTTGGCAAAAACCAATGACTACGAGCAATTCGCATCTAGATGCACTATTGCAGCGCTCAAACCCCCTCATTCAGGTGTTTGCAGATGACGGCAGATTTCCTAATAATGAAAAACTTCCTCTAGTTCTGTACCAAAATGCGGTGAAGTTACCCCAATATGGTAGGGATGGACGGCTAGCCAAATACTGGCATCTACAGCAAGCAAAGGTGTGAGTCATGAGCCAGATAACAATCCCAAATACAGAGTTTTACACTTGGAAAAACTACCGCTGCGCTTACGAACACTACCCCACAGAAGCTCAAGATAGCACTCCTTTGCTACTCATTCACCCGATTGGAGTTGGCTTATCGCGTCGATTTTGGCATCGCTTCTGTCAAGCTTGGTATCAAAGCGGACACAATAATCCGATTTACAATCCCGACCTCCTCGGCTGCGGTGAGAGCGAGATGCCACATATCGCCTACACTCCGGCTGATTGGGCTGCGCAGTTGCAACATTTTCTGCAAACAGTCATCCAAAAACCCGTCACCTTGGTCGTGCAAGGGGCGCTGCTACCTGTAGCGCTTGAAACCGTCCGGTTGCAAACTCAACCAAATCTCATCCAAAAATTAGTATTGGCTAGCCCCCCAGCGATCGCACTCGTGACTCAACCAACAGGAATGAGGCAGCAAAAACTGACATGGAATTTGCTAGATTCGCCCCTTGGCACTGCTTTTTATTTTTATGCTCGCAGACCGCAGTTTTTGAGTTCTTTCTCGACCCGTCAGCTATTTGCTAGTAGCGATCGCGTCGATAGTGAATGGTTGGATCTGTTGGTCAAAGGTGCGGCAAATCCCGCCAGCCGTTATGCAGTCTTTTCCTTCTTAGCGGGTTTCTGGCGACAGAATTATCGAGATGCGATCGCGGCGATCGCTCAACCAACATTAGTTGTTGTGGGCGATCGAGCATCGAGTATCAGTAAAGACAAGCAGGATACGCCAGATCGACGATTAGCCGATTATCTTAAGTGTTTGCCTCAAGC
This window of the Chroococcidiopsis thermalis PCC 7203 genome carries:
- a CDS encoding alpha/beta fold hydrolase, producing MSQITIPNTEFYTWKNYRCAYEHYPTEAQDSTPLLLIHPIGVGLSRRFWHRFCQAWYQSGHNNPIYNPDLLGCGESEMPHIAYTPADWAAQLQHFLQTVIQKPVTLVVQGALLPVALETVRLQTQPNLIQKLVLASPPAIALVTQPTGMRQQKLTWNLLDSPLGTAFYFYARRPQFLSSFSTRQLFASSDRVDSEWLDLLVKGAANPASRYAVFSFLAGFWRQNYRDAIAAIAQPTLVVVGDRASSISKDKQDTPDRRLADYLKCLPQAKGVKISGRNVLPYESTTEFVATLAAFEP